A stretch of the Mycoplasmoides genitalium G37 genome encodes the following:
- the map gene encoding type I methionyl aminopeptidase, whose translation MIYLKSANEVAGIKKACAIFKAVKAYFTIEKLLGKKLVTIDRLIKQFIEQKQAKCAFHGYLGFPGFNCLSLNQTVIHGVADQTVFKDSDKLTLDIGIDYHGYLCDAAFTLLGNKADPKAVKLLNDVEQAFSKVIEPELFVNNPIGNLSNAIQTYFENKGYFLVKEFGGHGCGIKIHEDPLILNWGEKNQGVRLQEGMVICIEPMVMTDSSEITMAANNWNVLTLKSKFNCHVEQMYHITNNGFECLTN comes from the coding sequence ATGATCTATCTCAAATCTGCAAATGAAGTTGCAGGGATTAAAAAAGCATGTGCAATCTTCAAAGCAGTTAAGGCATATTTTACAATTGAAAAGTTACTTGGCAAAAAGTTGGTTACCATTGATCGTTTAATCAAACAATTCATTGAACAAAAACAAGCTAAATGTGCGTTTCATGGTTATCTAGGTTTCCCTGGTTTTAACTGTCTATCGTTAAACCAAACGGTTATCCATGGAGTTGCCGATCAAACTGTTTTTAAAGATAGTGATAAACTAACGCTTGACATTGGGATAGACTATCATGGTTATCTTTGTGATGCAGCTTTCACTTTACTTGGTAATAAAGCTGATCCAAAGGCAGTAAAACTGTTAAATGATGTTGAACAAGCATTTAGTAAGGTAATTGAACCTGAGCTATTTGTTAACAATCCGATTGGTAATTTATCCAATGCGATCCAAACTTACTTTGAAAACAAGGGCTATTTTCTTGTCAAAGAGTTTGGGGGTCATGGTTGTGGGATTAAGATCCATGAAGATCCTTTAATCTTAAACTGGGGAGAGAAAAACCAGGGCGTTAGGTTACAAGAGGGGATGGTAATCTGTATTGAACCGATGGTTATGACTGATAGTAGTGAGATAACAATGGCAGCTAACAACTGGAATGTACTAACTTTAAAGAGTAAGTTTAACTGTCATGTGGAACAGATGTATCACATCACAAACAACGGCTTTGAATGTTTAACTAACTAA
- a CDS encoding DNA-directed RNA polymerase subunit alpha — MEKFLKYEIKVNNNQPTNTNPNYGIFEVAPLESGFGITIGNAMRRVLLSCIPGASVFAIAISGVKQEFSNVEGVLEDVTEMVLNFKQLVVRISDLLFEDGEMIEPPLERWPVLKVTAEKKGAVYAKDLECPAGFEVINKDLYLFSLQKDMKLTVSVYVKQGRGFTSFLENRELINSLGIIATDANFSPVLHCGYEVQEVKTSKQKLTDHLTFKIATNGAIKAVDAFAMAAKILIEHLNPIVSVNESIKNLTIIQEKAEERKVKSFAKQIEELDFTVRTFNCLKRSGIHTLQELLSKSLTDIREIRNLGKKSEREIIKKVQELGLKFRS, encoded by the coding sequence ATGGAAAAATTTTTAAAGTACGAAATTAAGGTTAACAACAACCAACCAACCAACACTAACCCTAACTATGGGATCTTTGAAGTAGCACCGTTAGAATCAGGATTTGGGATTACCATTGGTAATGCGATGCGCCGAGTGTTACTTAGTTGTATCCCAGGCGCTAGTGTGTTTGCCATTGCCATTAGTGGGGTAAAACAAGAGTTTAGTAATGTGGAGGGTGTGTTGGAAGATGTGACTGAAATGGTGTTAAACTTCAAGCAACTAGTGGTGAGAATCTCTGATCTTTTGTTTGAAGATGGGGAGATGATCGAACCACCCTTAGAAAGGTGACCAGTTTTAAAAGTTACTGCTGAAAAAAAGGGTGCAGTATATGCAAAGGATCTTGAGTGTCCAGCTGGTTTTGAAGTGATTAATAAGGACCTTTATCTCTTCTCTTTACAAAAGGACATGAAACTAACAGTCAGTGTTTATGTTAAACAGGGTAGGGGCTTTACTAGCTTTCTTGAAAACAGAGAATTGATCAATTCGCTTGGCATTATTGCTACAGATGCTAACTTTTCCCCGGTTTTACACTGTGGTTATGAAGTTCAAGAGGTGAAAACTTCCAAACAAAAGTTAACTGACCATCTCACCTTTAAGATTGCTACTAACGGTGCAATTAAAGCAGTGGATGCGTTTGCTATGGCAGCAAAGATCCTAATTGAACACTTAAACCCAATTGTAAGTGTCAATGAGTCAATTAAGAATTTAACAATTATCCAAGAGAAAGCAGAGGAAAGAAAGGTGAAATCATTTGCCAAGCAAATTGAAGAACTTGACTTTACTGTTAGAACCTTTAACTGTTTGAAAAGAAGTGGGATCCACACACTCCAAGAGTTACTATCAAAGTCATTAACTGACATTAGAGAGATTAGAAACCTAGGTAAGAAATCAGAACGGGAGATTATCAAAAAGGTGCAAGAGTTAGGTTTAAAATTCCGTTCTTAA
- a CDS encoding energy-coupling factor transporter ATPase — protein sequence MKKKIVPINPLKADEILAVSHLSCVFNSKTNNPIKVIDDFSYTFQKNQIYCIIGDSGSGKSTLVNHFNGLIKPNQGDIWVKDIYIGAKQRKIKNFKKLRKTISIVFQFPEYQLFKDTVEKDIMFGPVALGQSKYDARQKAAYYLEMMGLKYPFLERNPFELSGGQKRRVAIAGILAIEPEILIFDEPTAGLDPEGEREMMQLIKTAKQQQRTVFMITHQMENVLEVADVVLVLAKGKLVKAASPYEVFMDQTFLEKTTIVLPPVIQVIKDLIAINAHFNKLIELQPKNLEQLASAINKTIANHG from the coding sequence GTGAAAAAAAAGATAGTCCCAATTAACCCTTTAAAAGCAGATGAGATTTTAGCAGTTAGTCACTTATCATGTGTTTTTAACAGTAAAACTAACAATCCCATTAAGGTGATTGATGATTTTTCCTATACCTTTCAAAAGAACCAAATTTACTGTATTATTGGTGATAGTGGCAGTGGTAAATCAACCCTTGTTAACCACTTCAATGGGTTGATAAAACCCAACCAAGGTGATATTTGGGTTAAAGATATCTATATTGGTGCTAAACAACGCAAGATTAAGAACTTTAAAAAACTGCGAAAAACTATCTCAATTGTTTTCCAGTTTCCTGAGTACCAATTGTTTAAAGATACCGTGGAAAAAGACATTATGTTTGGTCCAGTAGCATTAGGTCAATCCAAGTATGATGCGCGCCAAAAAGCGGCTTATTATCTGGAGATGATGGGGTTAAAATACCCTTTTTTAGAACGTAATCCCTTTGAATTGAGTGGGGGGCAGAAAAGAAGGGTAGCGATTGCTGGTATACTTGCAATTGAACCAGAAATTCTAATCTTTGATGAACCAACTGCTGGGCTTGATCCTGAAGGGGAAAGGGAGATGATGCAGTTAATTAAAACTGCCAAACAACAACAAAGAACGGTATTTATGATCACCCACCAGATGGAAAATGTCCTTGAGGTGGCTGATGTGGTTTTGGTTTTAGCTAAGGGTAAACTAGTAAAAGCTGCTAGTCCATATGAAGTGTTTATGGACCAAACTTTCCTTGAAAAAACAACGATTGTTCTCCCCCCTGTGATCCAAGTGATCAAAGATCTAATTGCGATTAATGCTCACTTTAATAAGTTAATTGAGTTGCAACCAAAGAACCTAGAACAGCTTGCATCAGCAATTAACAAGACTATAGCAAACCATGGATAA
- the rpsK gene encoding 30S ribosomal protein S11, producing the protein MAKKKKINVPSGLIHVSCSPNNTIVSATDPSGNVLCWASSGTVGFKGFRKKTPYSAGVAADKVAKTVKEMGMGSVKMYLKGTGRGKDTTIRSFANAGITITEINEKTPIPHNGCKPPKRPR; encoded by the coding sequence ATGGCTAAGAAAAAAAAGATTAATGTTCCCAGTGGTTTGATCCATGTCTCCTGTTCACCTAACAATACCATAGTATCAGCCACTGATCCCAGTGGTAATGTCTTGTGCTGAGCGAGCAGTGGTACAGTAGGATTCAAAGGTTTTAGAAAGAAAACCCCTTACTCAGCAGGGGTAGCAGCTGATAAGGTGGCTAAAACTGTGAAAGAGATGGGAATGGGGAGTGTTAAGATGTATCTGAAGGGAACAGGTAGAGGAAAAGACACCACGATTAGAAGCTTTGCTAATGCTGGGATTACGATCACAGAAATCAATGAAAAAACCCCTATTCCCCACAATGGCTGCAAGCCTCCTAAGCGTCCGCGCTAA
- the rpmJ gene encoding 50S ribosomal protein L36, with protein MKVRASVKPICKDCKIIKRHRILRVICKTKKHKQRQG; from the coding sequence ATGAAGGTTAGAGCAAGCGTAAAACCAATTTGTAAAGATTGTAAGATCATCAAACGTCACCGCATCTTAAGGGTGATCTGCAAAACCAAAAAACACAAGCAAAGGCAAGGATAA
- the infA gene encoding translation initiation factor IF-1 translates to MKNDKLFLTGKILEIIHGDKYRVMLENNVEVDAHLAGKMKMKRTKILPGDVVEVEFSPYDLKLGRITQRK, encoded by the coding sequence ATGAAAAACGATAAACTCTTTCTAACAGGTAAGATACTGGAAATTATCCATGGTGATAAGTACCGGGTGATGCTTGAAAACAATGTTGAGGTTGATGCACATCTAGCAGGTAAAATGAAGATGAAAAGAACCAAGATTCTCCCTGGGGATGTTGTTGAGGTGGAATTTTCTCCCTATGATTTGAAACTAGGTAGGATAACCCAAAGAAAATAA
- the pepF gene encoding oligoendopeptidase F — protein sequence MKNSYKWDLSVLLNNQSLQANFLKIQTVSEALIKAYNNGLCFTNKTSFEQFLAIDDKFTELENRYTNYLYNKQNENNLDKEVNDAIFAYQSFKNNHNLAFSTLQQELYNHEKLIKDYLTDPKLAVYKRNLMLVFRDKPHQLSSQTQSLLSQINPCFNQAERIFNILSTADLNLQPVVYQNKKYPINSVSDYQSLLENTNRGIRKACYEKWIEIYWTNRNSLSLSLVENYIQLENFAKLKNHPSYIAQTAFNDEIEVGFIDFVYQQVAQFAKTFQAFIRLKKQIYKHVLKVNKVEPYDLTLTLFKTKKSYTIEQAKQDALKVLDLLGDNYIKIVKKAFNENWIDWLADKNKYTGAYSISNVKGLEHFFILMNFDKTKSSLNTLVHELGHSVHSWYASQHQSQNIDPTIFYAEIASIANELLLCYYELQLYKNNHKQLIASLLSQINHFFGATTRQIMFSQFEKDTLYLIRVNQKPDFKTLIKIYANTAVKYQGFKPEVVANKLKKTQYQKSLSHIIAIPHFYAGNFYVYKYAIGQVAGILVAKKINSGDKKMKDNYFKFLSSGSSLAPLETIKLLGIDLTSPQPWQEAHNEVKRWLKIVKQSFKKLQK from the coding sequence ATGAAAAATAGTTACAAGTGGGATCTATCAGTTTTATTAAACAACCAAAGCTTACAAGCAAATTTTTTAAAAATTCAAACAGTTAGTGAAGCGTTAATTAAAGCTTATAACAACGGGTTGTGTTTTACAAATAAAACTAGCTTTGAACAGTTTTTAGCAATCGATGATAAGTTCACTGAACTTGAAAATCGTTACACTAACTACCTTTATAACAAGCAGAATGAAAATAACTTGGATAAGGAGGTTAATGATGCAATTTTTGCATACCAGAGTTTTAAAAATAACCATAACCTTGCTTTCAGTACACTGCAACAGGAGTTATATAACCATGAAAAACTCATTAAGGATTATTTAACTGATCCAAAGCTAGCGGTTTACAAGCGCAACTTAATGTTAGTTTTTCGCGATAAACCCCACCAACTATCTAGTCAAACCCAGAGTTTATTGAGTCAAATTAACCCTTGTTTTAACCAAGCAGAACGGATTTTTAACATCCTTTCAACTGCTGATTTAAACTTGCAACCTGTTGTTTATCAAAACAAAAAATATCCGATTAACAGTGTGAGTGATTATCAGTCCTTACTTGAAAACACTAACAGGGGGATTAGAAAAGCTTGTTATGAGAAGTGGATTGAAATTTATTGAACTAATAGAAACAGCTTAAGTTTAAGTTTGGTGGAAAATTACATCCAACTAGAGAACTTCGCTAAACTAAAGAACCATCCTAGTTACATTGCCCAAACTGCTTTTAATGATGAGATTGAAGTTGGTTTTATTGATTTTGTTTACCAACAAGTAGCTCAGTTTGCCAAAACCTTTCAAGCATTTATTCGCTTAAAAAAACAGATTTATAAACATGTTTTAAAAGTCAATAAAGTTGAACCATATGATCTTACCCTAACACTTTTTAAAACTAAAAAATCATACACGATTGAACAAGCTAAACAAGATGCACTAAAAGTTTTAGATCTACTTGGTGACAACTACATCAAGATAGTTAAAAAGGCTTTTAATGAAAACTGGATTGATTGACTAGCAGATAAAAACAAGTACACAGGGGCATATTCAATCTCCAATGTTAAGGGCTTAGAGCACTTTTTTATCTTAATGAACTTTGATAAAACCAAATCATCACTAAATACGTTGGTACATGAACTTGGTCATTCAGTTCACTCTTGGTATGCATCACAACACCAATCCCAAAACATCGATCCTACTATCTTTTATGCTGAGATTGCTTCTATTGCCAATGAACTGTTGTTGTGTTATTATGAGCTGCAACTTTATAAAAATAACCACAAGCAGTTAATTGCTAGTTTATTGAGTCAAATCAACCATTTTTTTGGCGCTACTACAAGACAAATAATGTTTTCACAATTTGAAAAAGATACGCTTTATTTAATCAGAGTTAACCAGAAACCTGACTTTAAAACTTTGATTAAAATTTATGCAAATACTGCGGTTAAATACCAAGGTTTTAAACCTGAAGTAGTTGCTAATAAACTAAAAAAGACCCAGTATCAAAAATCATTGTCACACATCATTGCTATCCCCCATTTTTATGCAGGTAACTTCTATGTTTACAAGTATGCCATTGGCCAAGTTGCAGGTATTTTAGTAGCTAAAAAAATTAATAGTGGTGATAAAAAGATGAAAGATAATTACTTTAAATTCCTCAGTTCAGGTTCTAGTTTAGCGCCACTTGAAACCATTAAACTCTTAGGGATTGACCTTACTTCACCCCAACCCTGACAAGAAGCACATAACGAAGTAAAGCGTTGGCTTAAAATTGTGAAACAAAGCTTTAAAAAACTCCAAAAATAA
- a CDS encoding nucleoside monophosphate kinase produces MVAQFNKFIILGPPGAGKGTVCKLLSKTTKLVHIASGDLFREAIKNQSVIGRKIAAIISQGGYVDDATTNQLVYEYITTNPLPNGFILDGYPRTENQLDFLNIKLTIDMVFELVVSDLNKLITRIDNRVICNNCNSVYNLLFQKPLVENSCDQCSAKLVKRSDDNKAVVKARMELYQQTIQPIHTYFFNKQLLVQIDCFLPLEEQLKTIKQFIR; encoded by the coding sequence ATGGTAGCACAGTTTAATAAGTTCATTATCTTAGGACCCCCAGGGGCAGGAAAAGGTACAGTTTGTAAACTGCTTAGCAAAACAACTAAGTTAGTCCATATTGCTAGTGGTGATCTGTTTAGAGAAGCCATTAAAAACCAGAGTGTTATTGGTAGAAAGATTGCAGCAATTATCAGTCAGGGTGGTTATGTTGATGATGCCACTACTAACCAGCTTGTTTATGAATATATCACTACCAATCCATTACCAAATGGTTTTATCTTAGATGGTTATCCAAGAACAGAGAACCAGCTTGATTTTCTAAATATTAAACTAACCATTGACATGGTCTTTGAACTAGTTGTTAGTGATCTGAATAAACTGATTACACGGATTGATAACAGGGTTATTTGTAACAACTGTAACAGTGTTTATAACTTGCTTTTTCAAAAACCACTAGTTGAAAATAGTTGTGATCAGTGTTCAGCTAAACTAGTGAAAAGGAGTGATGATAACAAAGCAGTGGTCAAAGCAAGAATGGAGTTATATCAACAAACAATTCAACCAATCCACACTTACTTTTTCAACAAACAACTTTTAGTACAAATTGATTGCTTTTTACCACTAGAAGAACAACTCAAGACAATCAAACAATTTATTAGATAA
- a CDS encoding energy-coupling factor transporter ATPase has product MLPTKQAACSFINVAFSYNELPLIRELSFSVYEGEYVCIVGHNGSGKSTISKLLTGLLKPQAGEIKIFGKTVDFDNVSYLRNNIGIIFQNPDNQFIGITVEDDIAFGLENKCFSRQKIKAIIDEVTLQTQTDGFIKQEPHNLSGGQKQRVAIASVLALNPAIIIFDESTAMLDPKAKKTIKQFMVKLAKQGKCVISITHDMEEVTKADKVLVMNEGKLIKQGKPVEVFTSEQELQKIRLDIPFSLSLSTKIRGITSTIDYQTLIKSIAKLWKKR; this is encoded by the coding sequence ATGCTACCAACTAAACAAGCTGCTTGTAGTTTTATTAATGTTGCTTTTTCCTATAATGAACTGCCATTAATTAGGGAACTATCTTTTAGTGTTTATGAGGGGGAATATGTTTGTATTGTTGGTCATAATGGCAGTGGTAAATCAACCATTTCCAAACTGTTAACAGGGTTATTAAAGCCCCAGGCAGGTGAGATTAAGATCTTTGGTAAAACAGTTGATTTTGATAATGTTAGTTACTTGAGAAATAACATTGGGATCATCTTTCAAAACCCTGATAACCAGTTTATTGGGATCACTGTTGAAGATGACATTGCCTTTGGGCTTGAAAACAAGTGTTTTTCAAGACAGAAGATAAAAGCCATTATTGATGAAGTTACCCTACAAACCCAAACTGATGGGTTTATTAAACAAGAACCCCATAACCTATCAGGGGGACAAAAACAACGGGTAGCAATTGCATCTGTTTTAGCACTAAATCCTGCTATTATCATCTTTGATGAATCAACTGCGATGTTAGATCCTAAAGCTAAAAAAACGATTAAGCAGTTTATGGTTAAACTAGCCAAACAGGGCAAGTGTGTGATCTCAATTACCCATGATATGGAAGAAGTTACTAAAGCTGATAAGGTGTTAGTAATGAATGAGGGCAAACTGATCAAACAAGGTAAACCTGTTGAAGTTTTCACTAGTGAACAAGAGTTACAAAAAATCCGTTTAGACATCCCTTTTTCACTCAGTCTTTCAACCAAGATAAGAGGGATCACTAGTACAATTGATTACCAAACCCTGATTAAATCAATTGCCAAGCTGTGAAAAAAAAGATAG
- the rpsM gene encoding 30S ribosomal protein S13: protein MARILGIDIPNQKRIEIALTYIFGIGLSSAKTILKKAKINPDKRVKDLSEEELVAIRNAASGYKIEGDLRREIALNIKHLTEIGSWKGIRHRKNLPVRGQRTRTNARTRKGPRKTVANKKIESK, encoded by the coding sequence ATGGCACGAATCTTAGGGATTGATATCCCCAACCAAAAACGGATCGAGATAGCTTTAACATACATCTTTGGGATTGGTTTGTCAAGTGCAAAAACAATCTTAAAAAAAGCAAAGATTAACCCTGATAAACGCGTTAAAGATCTGAGTGAAGAGGAACTTGTTGCGATTAGAAACGCAGCAAGCGGTTACAAGATTGAGGGTGATTTGAGAAGAGAGATTGCTTTAAACATCAAACACCTAACAGAGATCGGTTCTTGAAAAGGGATTAGACACAGAAAAAACCTGCCAGTAAGAGGACAACGCACTAGAACCAACGCAAGAACCAGAAAAGGCCCTAGAAAAACAGTGGCTAACAAGAAAATTGAAAGTAAGTAA
- a CDS encoding adenine-specific methyltransferase EcoRI family protein encodes MHHFNRAKKAKNNEFFTLIDEIENEVINYQKQFANKTIFCNCNDGKNSHFFQFFQTNFNQLQLKKLIGFSFNNLSQADKFTFDGNKVTKTKLKGNGDFSSDESIEVLKQADIVVTNPPFSLFQSFIDLLIQHNKQFLVLGLNAAVSYNHIFTYFKTNKLWFGYTVNKTMSFSVNSDYQLYNPKTSNFFTKNGKCFQKIAGISWFTNLGKPHYNPFLNTNCFYKNNEKNYPKFDWYDAIYVNKIKNIPMDWNGLMGVPLTFLNCYNPKQFELVDCLANPYATLDTLKTNAFVKLNQGDVRNVNGKRRYVRVIIKKQQI; translated from the coding sequence GTGCACCATTTTAACCGCGCTAAAAAGGCCAAGAATAACGAGTTTTTTACTTTAATTGATGAGATTGAAAACGAAGTAATTAACTACCAAAAGCAGTTTGCAAATAAAACCATTTTTTGTAACTGTAATGATGGTAAAAATTCCCATTTTTTTCAGTTTTTTCAAACTAACTTTAACCAGTTACAACTAAAAAAACTCATTGGGTTTAGTTTTAATAATCTCTCACAAGCTGACAAGTTCACTTTTGATGGAAATAAAGTAACTAAAACCAAATTAAAGGGTAATGGTGATTTTAGTTCTGATGAATCGATTGAAGTGTTAAAACAAGCAGATATAGTTGTAACAAATCCACCCTTTAGTTTGTTTCAAAGTTTCATTGATCTGTTAATACAACACAACAAGCAGTTTCTGGTTTTAGGGTTAAATGCAGCAGTTAGCTATAACCATATTTTTACCTACTTTAAAACTAACAAGTTGTGGTTTGGCTATACCGTTAATAAAACAATGAGTTTTTCAGTTAACAGTGACTATCAACTTTATAACCCCAAAACTAGTAACTTTTTTACAAAAAATGGCAAGTGTTTCCAAAAGATAGCAGGTATCTCTTGGTTTACTAATTTAGGAAAACCACATTATAACCCCTTTTTAAATACCAACTGTTTTTATAAAAACAACGAAAAAAACTATCCCAAGTTTGATTGGTATGATGCTATTTATGTCAACAAGATTAAAAACATCCCTATGGATTGAAATGGATTGATGGGAGTTCCTTTAACCTTTTTAAACTGTTACAACCCCAAGCAGTTTGAATTAGTTGATTGTCTTGCTAACCCTTATGCTACCTTAGATACATTAAAAACAAATGCCTTTGTGAAATTAAATCAGGGTGATGTGAGAAATGTTAATGGTAAAAGAAGGTATGTAAGGGTAATAATTAAAAAACAACAAATTTAG
- the rplQ gene encoding 50S ribosomal protein L17, with protein sequence MSYINKEGKTTAWRVMTVRQQVSAVLSYGKIQTTLKKAKNTQKRLEKIITIAKVDNFNNRRAVKKWLLNTNSLDVDQLTNHLFKKVAPRFLKRNGGYSRVLKLGVRRGDSTEMAILQLIDATN encoded by the coding sequence ATGTCATACATTAATAAAGAGGGGAAAACCACAGCTTGAAGAGTGATGACAGTGCGTCAGCAAGTGAGTGCAGTGTTAAGTTATGGAAAGATTCAAACCACTTTAAAAAAAGCTAAGAACACCCAAAAAAGGTTAGAGAAGATTATTACCATTGCTAAAGTTGATAACTTTAACAACCGCAGGGCTGTTAAAAAGTGGTTATTAAATACCAATTCATTAGATGTAGATCAACTCACAAACCACCTTTTTAAAAAAGTAGCACCACGTTTTTTAAAGCGTAATGGTGGTTATAGTAGAGTGTTAAAGTTGGGAGTTAGAAGGGGTGATAGTACTGAAATGGCGATCTTACAGCTGATAGATGCTACCAACTAA
- the truA gene encoding tRNA pseudouridine(38-40) synthase TruA: MARYLGIVSYDGSYFKGWAIQPNLATIQGLLEQSFSLIIGRKIKVIGSGRTDKGVHAINQTFHVDINGEINLNLLIRKINQLIKPHCIVKTLVLVNDSFHARFQVKTKVYEYLINCGNLNPLQFNYVWQLNQQLDLEKLKADATLFLGKKNFLSFSSSIHTDSIRTISKITIQKETNQLVRLTFFGSGFLRSQVRMIVACLVNLNTNKMALETVAKLFEHPKKGSCVVKAPSCGLYLKTVVYEK, from the coding sequence GTGGCTAGGTACTTGGGGATTGTTAGTTATGATGGCAGTTACTTTAAAGGGTGAGCGATTCAACCAAACCTAGCTACTATCCAAGGTTTATTGGAGCAAAGTTTTTCATTAATCATTGGCAGAAAGATAAAGGTAATTGGTTCAGGTAGAACTGATAAAGGGGTACATGCCATCAACCAAACCTTTCATGTTGATATTAATGGTGAAATTAATCTCAATTTGTTAATTAGAAAAATTAACCAGTTGATTAAGCCCCACTGTATAGTTAAAACCTTGGTATTGGTTAACGATAGCTTTCATGCGCGGTTTCAAGTTAAAACCAAGGTGTATGAATATCTGATTAACTGTGGGAATTTAAATCCGTTGCAATTTAACTATGTTTGGCAGTTAAACCAGCAATTGGATCTTGAAAAACTCAAAGCTGATGCCACTTTATTTTTAGGTAAGAAAAACTTTCTTAGCTTCAGTAGTTCGATTCACACTGATTCAATTCGCACAATTAGTAAAATTACCATACAAAAAGAAACTAACCAACTAGTTAGACTAACTTTTTTTGGCAGTGGTTTTCTCAGGAGTCAAGTGAGGATGATAGTTGCTTGTTTAGTGAATTTAAACACTAATAAAATGGCACTTGAAACAGTTGCAAAATTGTTTGAACACCCCAAGAAAGGGAGTTGTGTTGTTAAAGCCCCTAGTTGTGGTTTGTATCTGAAAACAGTGGTATATGAAAAATAG
- a CDS encoding energy-coupling factor transporter transmembrane component T family protein yields MDNFINGYIPRNSFVHKLHPTTKLVIFLLLVILVFVPIGFVFQSVIFLFVTFVFFIAKLPGRFYSSAIKSITLLFLLLLFVNWFTFRDPGFYLTSDQLNSLPAIDNSKFSFWNISLFNYQDNVFSQVFAFNRGNLTNLNQLDFFYKANNADSYTKVKGIDSLASMLANNGNGLSKDKILSAFLDHNLNLYLARSWGANFAGFVVDFNPTTQLFKLTPFLANASYVLTLRAVILAFYVTQKILIMILFATVLTSTSSSVELAYGIERLLWPLKLIKIPVNVFAMTIAIAIRFVPSLLLESQRILNAQASRGLDFRNGGFLVKMRSLSSLVVPMVSIAFRNASELASAMEARGYHPAKKRSSYRQYKITWIDILALFLVFAWFVVIIFLTIRGAVFLDLGTPEWLLTGKINEQVIRDLKVSG; encoded by the coding sequence ATGGATAACTTTATTAATGGCTATATCCCAAGAAACAGCTTTGTTCACAAGCTGCATCCAACTACTAAACTAGTAATCTTTTTACTGTTAGTTATCTTGGTATTTGTACCAATTGGCTTTGTTTTTCAAAGTGTTATCTTTCTTTTTGTTACCTTTGTTTTTTTTATTGCTAAACTCCCGGGGCGGTTTTACAGTTCAGCAATTAAGTCAATTACGCTGTTATTTCTCTTGTTGTTATTTGTAAACTGGTTTACCTTTCGTGATCCAGGGTTTTATCTTACTAGTGATCAACTTAACAGTTTACCAGCCATTGATAACAGCAAGTTTAGCTTTTGAAACATTAGTTTGTTTAACTATCAAGATAATGTTTTTTCCCAGGTTTTTGCTTTTAACAGGGGTAATTTAACCAACTTAAATCAACTTGATTTTTTCTATAAAGCTAACAATGCTGATAGTTACACCAAAGTAAAGGGCATTGATAGTTTAGCAAGTATGCTAGCAAACAATGGCAATGGTTTAAGCAAAGACAAAATTCTGAGTGCTTTTTTAGATCACAATTTAAACCTTTATTTAGCGAGAAGTTGGGGGGCAAATTTTGCTGGGTTTGTTGTTGATTTTAACCCAACAACCCAACTCTTTAAACTCACCCCTTTTCTAGCAAATGCTAGTTATGTTTTAACGTTAAGAGCAGTTATCTTAGCATTCTATGTCACCCAAAAGATCCTAATTATGATCTTATTTGCAACTGTACTCACTTCCACTTCAAGTTCAGTTGAACTAGCATATGGGATTGAAAGGTTATTATGACCTTTAAAACTCATTAAAATACCTGTTAATGTCTTTGCAATGACCATTGCCATTGCCATTAGGTTTGTCCCTTCCTTGTTACTAGAATCACAACGGATCTTAAATGCCCAAGCCTCCAGGGGTTTAGACTTTCGAAATGGGGGATTTTTAGTGAAGATGCGTTCACTCTCTTCGTTAGTAGTGCCAATGGTTTCCATTGCCTTTCGCAATGCCTCTGAACTTGCTAGTGCAATGGAAGCAAGGGGTTATCACCCTGCAAAGAAGCGCAGTAGTTATAGACAATACAAAATCACTTGGATTGATATTTTAGCGTTATTTTTGGTTTTTGCTTGGTTTGTTGTGATTATCTTTTTAACTATTAGAGGAGCGGTCTTTTTGGATCTAGGTACACCAGAATGGTTATTAACAGGAAAGATTAATGAACAGGTAATCAGGGATCTGAAGGTAAGTGGCTAG